One window of Terriglobia bacterium genomic DNA carries:
- a CDS encoding peptidyl-prolyl cis-trans isomerase, with the protein MIRFLQTPGKTKKIVLGGLLMVICGAMVITLIPGGILGDTFGFGNPQGNVIAKVGDQEVTVSEVQDSARQMGKQQFPRGFPQQFMPFLMQRAAQQLIVQKAMVAEAHRMGFKVTDAELQSELQHGTFASALFPGGNFVGQNIYEGFIQQNFNMGVPQFEQLLMTDLLIRKLRAAVEGGVTVSDQEIAQQYQRENTKVKFDYAVLTLEDLMKQVQPSEAELKSYFDQHKQQYANAIPEKRQARYIVIDTGKVRQQVQVTPQELQQYYNSHRDQYRVPEQVNVRHILIKTPAPGPDGKVDEAAMKAAREKADSVLKQVQAGGNFAELAKKYSEDAGSKDNGGSIGWIQRGQTVPEFEQSAFSLPKGQTSGIVRSTFGFHIIHVDDKQEAHVKSLDEVKPQIEPQLAADKAATRADALASKVQTDARTAGLDKAAKNSGLDVVETGLFTRTDSLPGLGNAPEFMSAALSARDKGTPDTVHIPQGYVVYQVTKVELARTPSFEEIRSRVEQEFKADAANRMLQQKTAELSEKARSLHDLKKAAKELGATVKTSDLVGPSSQVPDLGSLSGPASIVFDMKSGEISAPIGTGRSGVVVALLDKQEPPPAQFAASKDRLRDQLLQKKRNEFLEVFASNLQKRMEKDGKIKINQQELKRITTPTQSSEGS; encoded by the coding sequence ATGATTCGATTTCTGCAAACCCCCGGCAAGACGAAAAAGATCGTGCTTGGCGGGCTGCTTATGGTTATCTGCGGCGCCATGGTGATCACCTTGATTCCGGGCGGCATCCTGGGCGACACTTTTGGCTTCGGCAACCCGCAGGGCAACGTAATCGCTAAGGTCGGCGACCAGGAAGTCACCGTCAGCGAAGTGCAGGACAGCGCTCGCCAGATGGGCAAGCAGCAGTTCCCGCGCGGCTTCCCGCAGCAGTTCATGCCGTTCCTGATGCAGCGCGCGGCGCAGCAGCTCATCGTCCAGAAGGCGATGGTCGCCGAAGCTCACCGCATGGGCTTCAAAGTCACCGACGCGGAGCTCCAGAGCGAGCTGCAGCACGGTACCTTTGCCTCGGCGCTGTTTCCCGGCGGCAACTTTGTCGGCCAGAACATCTATGAAGGCTTCATCCAGCAGAACTTCAACATGGGCGTGCCGCAGTTCGAGCAACTGCTCATGACCGACCTGCTGATCCGCAAGCTGCGCGCTGCGGTGGAAGGCGGCGTCACCGTCTCCGACCAGGAAATCGCGCAGCAGTACCAGCGTGAGAATACCAAGGTCAAGTTCGACTACGCCGTGCTCACCCTCGAGGACCTGATGAAGCAGGTGCAGCCTTCCGAGGCCGAGTTGAAGTCGTACTTCGACCAGCACAAGCAGCAGTACGCCAACGCCATCCCAGAGAAGCGCCAGGCCCGCTACATCGTGATCGATACCGGCAAGGTTCGACAGCAGGTCCAGGTCACGCCCCAGGAATTGCAGCAGTACTACAACTCGCATCGCGACCAGTACCGCGTCCCCGAGCAGGTCAACGTCCGCCACATCCTCATCAAGACGCCCGCCCCTGGCCCTGACGGCAAGGTGGATGAGGCGGCGATGAAGGCCGCGCGCGAGAAGGCCGATTCGGTCCTTAAGCAGGTCCAGGCCGGCGGCAACTTTGCCGAGCTGGCCAAGAAATATTCAGAAGACGCCGGCAGCAAGGACAACGGTGGCTCCATTGGGTGGATCCAGCGCGGCCAGACCGTTCCCGAATTCGAGCAGTCGGCGTTTTCGCTGCCCAAGGGCCAGACCAGCGGCATCGTTCGCAGCACCTTCGGCTTCCACATTATTCACGTAGACGACAAGCAGGAAGCGCACGTCAAGTCGCTCGACGAAGTGAAGCCGCAGATCGAGCCGCAGCTCGCCGCCGACAAGGCCGCCACCCGCGCCGATGCGCTCGCTTCTAAGGTGCAGACCGATGCCCGCACCGCCGGGCTCGACAAGGCAGCCAAGAATAGCGGCCTCGACGTGGTCGAGACCGGTCTGTTCACGCGCACCGACTCGCTCCCCGGCCTGGGCAACGCGCCGGAATTCATGTCCGCCGCCCTCAGCGCGCGCGACAAGGGCACGCCCGACACGGTTCATATCCCGCAAGGCTACGTCGTTTATCAGGTAACTAAGGTAGAGCTGGCGCGCACACCTTCGTTCGAAGAGATTCGTTCGCGAGTCGAGCAGGAATTCAAGGCGGACGCCGCCAACCGGATGCTGCAGCAAAAGACCGCTGAGCTGTCCGAGAAGGCGCGCTCGCTCCACGACCTGAAGAAAGCGGCCAAGGAACTCGGCGCCACGGTGAAGACCAGTGACCTGGTCGGTCCGAGCAGCCAGGTGCCCGACCTCGGCTCGCTTTCCGGCCCGGCGTCGATCGTCTTCGACATGAAATCGGGAGAGATCAGCGCCCCCATCGGCACCGGCCGCAGCGGTGTGGTGGTCGCCCTGCTGGACAAGCAGGAGCCGCCGCCGGCGCAGTTCGCTGCCTCCAAGGACCGCCTGCGCGACCAGCTCCTGCAGAAGAAGCGCAACGAATTCCTCGAGGTCTTTGCCTCCAATCTTCAGAAGCGCATGGAGAAGGACGGCAAGATCAAGATCAACCAACAGGAACTCAAGCGCATCACGACCCCGACGCAGAGCTCCGAAGGCTCCTAA